The window AGAAGGCAGGGGTGAAGGTGACCTGGAAGCCCTTGGGGGCCTCGTACTCTAAGGAGACCAAAAGGTCCCGGTCGGACTCGTTCTTGAGGGTGACCCGGTAGCGGAAAGAGCTGGTGGGGGGGCCCTTGAGCACGGGAAGTTCGGCCTCGAGGCTAAGCCGTTGCGGCAGGCCCTGGCCCACCACCAAGGCGATGGGGAGGCTCGCCGCCTGCCCTAGGCCTTCCGCCCTCACCAGGAAGCGGTAGGTGCCCGGCCTTACCTCCCTGGGAGGCTGGAGCCTGAGGGTAAGGGTGGTTTCCCCGTCCGTGGGCAGGTACACCGCCCGCACTAGCCGCCCGCCCCCGATCAGGCTCGCCTGCCAGCCCTGGGGGACCTCCGCCAGGGCGAGGCGCACCACCCCAGGCGGAAGCCCGTAGTTCTTCAGGGTCAGGGTCAGGTTGACGCTTTCTCCCGGCTGCACCCCCATCTCGGGGTAGGGGGTGCCCAAGGAGAGGCCCCGGAAGCCCTGCGCCAGGGTGAAGCCCAAGAGGAGCACCACCAGGGGAAGGAGCTTACGCACCATACCTAAGCCTCCTCTATCAAGGCTAGGCAGAAAACATGAGTGCAAAATGAAAACCCCGGGCGTGCCCGGGGAAGGGGGGTGGGTCCGTCAGCTGACCCGGGCCTCCAGGTACTCCCGTTCGCCCAGGACGATCTTCCGGGCCAGCTCGGGGTCTTTAGGGAACTCCTTGCCCCGGTGGATCATGTAGGTTTCGTAGCGCCCGATTTCAAAGACCTCGGCCAACTTCTTCAGGGCCTTGGCCATGTCAAAGGCCTTGCAGGAGAAGATGTCAATGGAGAGGAAGCGCTTCTTGGGGAAGGTATGGATGGCGATGTGGCTTTCGGCGATGATCACCACCCCCGTCACCCCGTCCTCCCCGTTCGGGCCGTAGCTGTAGACGAAGGGGGGGAGGACCTTGGTCATCTCCATCTCCTGGGGGAGCTCGTCCAGGACACGGCGCACCAGCTCAGCGTCCTGGAGCTTTGCGGGGTTGGCGTCGTACCCGTCCACCATGAGATGCGGACCGAATCCGAAGAGTTCCACCCTGACCACCTCCTTCCCGTGCCCCCCGGGGTATCCCCCGCGGCACGCCCCCCATTATGCCCCCCCCTCCCCCCCCTGTCAATACCTCGTTCCCGGGCGGGAAAAGCCCGCCTTGCCCCCGGGAAAGCCCCCTTCCTGGGGCGGTGGGGGTAGCCAAGGAAGGAAGCTTCGTTTGGGCCAAGCCTCTTATACGGGAATGGGGTATCTGGCGGCGGGAAGGTGGCCTGCCCGACGCAAGGCCCTTGGGGGAAAGGTGTATGATAACTCCGGCAAGGAGGTGCCATGTACAGGGGAAGAGAAGGGCAGTGGGCGTTTTACCTGCACCGGATCTCGGGCCTGGGCATCCTGGTCTTCCTCATGCTCCACGTGGCCAACATTGCCAGCGCCATGTGGGGGCCGGAGGTGTCCAACGCCCTCATGAAGTTCTACCACCAGCCCGTGTTCCAGGTGGGGCTATTGCTCCTCATCGCCGGGGTGCTCTACCACGGGTTTAACGGGCTTAGGATCATCCTTATGGACTTCACCGCCTGGGGGGTGCGGTACCAGAGGCAGCTTTGGTACGCCGTCTGGGTGCTTTTTGTCCTCTTCTACCTGCCCTTCTTGGTGAAGATTGGCGGGGGCATCCTGGGAGGGGGCCATGGCGATTAAGTCCAAGCGCTACCAAGAGGCGCGGCTCGAGGCCAGCACCAACCTGGAGCTTTACTGGTGGGTTTTCATGCGCATCTCCGGGGTGGTCCTCGTCTTCCTCCTCATCGGCCACATGTGGATGAACGCCATCCTCACCGACCTCAACAAGATTGACTACACCTACGTGGCCAAGAGACTTTCCCAGACCACCTGGAAGATCTACGACTGGCTCATCCTGGCCCTGGCCCTCCTGCACGGGGGCAATGGGCTTCGCTACGTTCTGGACGACTGGATCCGCCATCCCGCCAAACGCTTCTGGACCAAGGTGGTGCTCTACGGCCTCATCGCCTTCCTCTTCTTCCTGGGGAGCCTGAGCCTTTTTAACCACGACTTTGGGGTGAACTAGTATGGCGCACAGGCACGAGGTCATCGTGGTGGGTGCGGGCGGGGCGGGCCTCGCCACCGCCCTTTATGCGGCTAGGGAAGGCGCCGACGTGGCGGTGGTCAGCAAGCTCTACCCCACCCGGAGCCACACCGGGGCGGCCCAAGGGGGGATAGGGGCGGCCCTGGGCAACGTGGAGGAGGACCACTGGGAATGGCACATGTTTGACACGGTCAAGGGGGGGGACTACCTCACCGACCAGGACGCCGCCGAGGTCTTCGCCAAGGAGGTCATTGAGGCGGTGATTGAGCTAGAGCACATGGGCCTTCCCTTTGACCGCCTCCCCAACGGCAAGATCGCCCAGCGCCGTTTCGGCGGGCACACCAAGGACTGGGGCAAGGCCCCCGTGCACCGGGCGGCCCACGCCGCCGACCGCACGGGGCACATGATCCTCCAGACCCTCTACCAGCAGTGCGTCAAGCACAACATCACCTTCTACAACGAGTTCCACGTCACCGACGTGATCCTCGAGGACGGGGTAGCCAAGGGCCTGGTGGCCTTGGAACTGGCCACGGGGGAGCTTCACCTTTTCCAGGCCAAGGCCATCGTCATCGCCTCCGGGGGGTTTGGCCGCATCTACAAGGTGACCTCCAACGCCTACACCCTCACGGGGGACCTGCAGGCCATCCTCTACCGCAAGGGCTTGCCCCTGGAGGACATGGAGTTTTACCAGTTCCACCCCACGGGGCTTTACCCCTTGGGCATCCTCCTCACGGAGGGGGCCCGGGGCGAGGGGGGCATTTTGCGCAACGGCCTAGGCGAGCGCTTTATGGAGCGTTACGCTCCCACCATCAAGGACCTGGCCCCCCGGGACGTGGTGGCCCGGGCCATGTACCTGGAGGTGCGGGAGGGGCGCGGGGCAGGCCCCAAGAAGGACCACGTCCTCCTGGACCTCACCCACCTGCCCCCGGAGGTCATTGAGAAGAAGCTCCCCGACATCACCGAGTTCAGCCGCATCTACCTGGGGGTGGACCCCTTGAAGGAGCCGGTGCCGGTGATGCCCACGGCCCACTACGCCATGGGGGGGATTCCCACCACCCTGTGGGGCCAGGTGA is drawn from Thermus hydrothermalis and contains these coding sequences:
- the speD gene encoding adenosylmethionine decarboxylase, producing the protein MELFGFGPHLMVDGYDANPAKLQDAELVRRVLDELPQEMEMTKVLPPFVYSYGPNGEDGVTGVVIIAESHIAIHTFPKKRFLSIDIFSCKAFDMAKALKKLAEVFEIGRYETYMIHRGKEFPKDPELARKIVLGEREYLEARVS
- the sdhC gene encoding succinate dehydrogenase, cytochrome b556 subunit yields the protein MYRGREGQWAFYLHRISGLGILVFLMLHVANIASAMWGPEVSNALMKFYHQPVFQVGLLLLIAGVLYHGFNGLRIILMDFTAWGVRYQRQLWYAVWVLFVLFYLPFLVKIGGGILGGGHGD
- a CDS encoding succinate dehydrogenase hydrophobic membrane anchor subunit, which codes for MAIKSKRYQEARLEASTNLELYWWVFMRISGVVLVFLLIGHMWMNAILTDLNKIDYTYVAKRLSQTTWKIYDWLILALALLHGGNGLRYVLDDWIRHPAKRFWTKVVLYGLIAFLFFLGSLSLFNHDFGVN
- the sdhA gene encoding succinate dehydrogenase flavoprotein subunit, yielding MAHRHEVIVVGAGGAGLATALYAAREGADVAVVSKLYPTRSHTGAAQGGIGAALGNVEEDHWEWHMFDTVKGGDYLTDQDAAEVFAKEVIEAVIELEHMGLPFDRLPNGKIAQRRFGGHTKDWGKAPVHRAAHAADRTGHMILQTLYQQCVKHNITFYNEFHVTDVILEDGVAKGLVALELATGELHLFQAKAIVIASGGFGRIYKVTSNAYTLTGDLQAILYRKGLPLEDMEFYQFHPTGLYPLGILLTEGARGEGGILRNGLGERFMERYAPTIKDLAPRDVVARAMYLEVREGRGAGPKKDHVLLDLTHLPPEVIEKKLPDITEFSRIYLGVDPLKEPVPVMPTAHYAMGGIPTTLWGQVIQDEKNTVVPGLYAAGEAACVSLHGANRLGTNSLGDLVVFGRRAGIHAARFAKDADYHELTEEHLGPSRERIERIKNSTGKEKVAVLRAELQQSMMDHASVFRTGELLQKQVEILKELMDRYKRISIDDKGDAYNTELVEALELGYLLEVSEALVHSALNRTESRGAHAREDYPERDDQNWLKHTLAYKVADGKVAFRYKPVVLGRFEPKARTY